The Cryptococcus gattii WM276 chromosome B, complete sequence genome has a segment encoding these proteins:
- a CDS encoding bifunctional triacylglycerol lipase/ester hydrolase (Similar to SGTC gene model, INSD accession EAL23624.1; CNBA2710): MDPRLAFLRLTADITFSLPIVCSFQNRTSGAVGQVELNYWPPRNGASKAPDHLLLFILGNPGLLGYYPHFLSHLHSLLPPSHAILATSHIGHSTRVPGPTVPLSLSQQVASKVELVEAIRGYLDDWALQEGQNKPKLGLMGHSVGAYMACEVMKELNTEKPRPVCAAYLLFPTLGWIADTWNGWTLWPIFHRPVKPVLPYLSPLLRPLFSLVNLPETSQSLLLSPAILKDVLSLSSDEMRQIRELDTEWFKAQGADQAGESEGLFGVWTKGNGDGWVGKDGPLVQECLGGEISGRVKVLDGVPHAFCLTREHSEVVAEIVAGWICPNGFRPKTPSVPVEQPHHPLGSNIVPM, from the exons ATGGATCCTCGGCTGGCGTTCCTCCGCCTCACAGCGGACATCACGttttctcttcccatcGTTTGCTCATTCCAGAACAGAACATCAGGCGCGGTCGGTCAGGTCGAGCTTAACTATTGGCCTCCCCGCAATGGTGCCTCCAAAGCTCCtgatcatcttctcttGTTCATCCTTG GTAATCCTGGACTGCTGGGCTACTATCCACACTTCCTTTCTCACCTCCATTcgcttcttcctcccagCCATGCCATCTTGGCAACATCCCATATAGGCCATTCGACGAGGGTCCCTGGGCCTACAGTTCCTCTGTCTCTTTCCCAGCAAGTTGCCAGTAAGGTAGAGCTTGTCGAGGCTATTCGGGGCTATCTCGATGACTGGGCCCTACAGGAAGGTCAGAACAAACCTAAACTCGGCCTAATGGGGCATTCTGTCGGGGCTTACATGGCTTGTGAGGTAATGAAGGAACTAAACACGGAAAAACCACGCCCTGTGTGTGCTGCATATCTGCTATTCCCGACACTCGGATGGATCGCCGACACCTGGAACGGATGGACATTATGG CCTATATTCCATCGCCCAGTCAAACCGGTCTTACCCTACCTTTCTCCGCTTTTACGCCCGCTCTTCTCACTCGTCAACCTTCCGGAAACAAGTCAGTCACTCCTCCTTTCACCCGCTATACTCAAAGATGTCCTATCATTGTCTTCCGATGAAATGCGTCAAATAAGGGAACTAGATACCGAATGGTTCAAGGCGCAGGGCGCAGATCAAGCCGGAGAAAGTGAAGGGCTGTTTGGGGTTTGGACGAAGGGAAATGGGGATGGTTGGGTTGGTAAAGACGGTCCGTTGGTCCAGGAGTGCTTGGGGGGTGAAATTAGCGGAAGAGTTAAAGTCTTGGACGGGGTTCCACACGCATTCTGCCTTA CGAGAGAGCACTCTGAGGTGGTGGCTGAAATAGTGGCTGGATGGATCTGTCCTAATGGGTTCCGACCAAAGACGCCTTCTGTGCCCGTGGAGCAACCACATCATCCTCTGGGCTCCAATATCGTGCCGATGTAG
- a CDS encoding DNA repair protein RAD16; Rad16p (Similar to TIGR gene model, INSD accession AAW40874.1), with the protein MSAEASPETGHLRTKSSPGLFFPATDSEDEEQDDVPLTAAQPTQSTSSKLSFNIASSSRLRGEGATKASTAISEASSSANAQNDSDDDFSIVGHKPASSHPQRPSAGPQRKRSSQQAHSHHCSSSSSPAPPASVIPVDFRKGFLGEFVCEGWSLSKGRGYCSPGTKIVIERPKNKSADVDTSKSGRNDNGPVRLVNGKVVGGIKSKQMTLGSMMAKKVEPAKKVKATTDQIIRFRNERGFEIGRLSIQEAGFLTHLLDTGVIHLSGNVIDCPQTLTTGCTILLSIKVYLTRKAFENFGRQQREEHFSFWQDQRETAVEEAMRLRKDSLRSLFERIGLKPIQSSALSKVTPIQGVLNGQKGSDLEGPRPSSYPNIATAGEKGKGRAAAPALDDDEEDSGDEAEKLDEKQMNEIDSIYRKAQQSDTRLDEMDPPSTFLYTLRPYQKQALTWMNAREKGDSSVREGSLHPLWEEYLFKKDHLPGEPIEISDDDEPSDSTRKFYWNPYSGELSLNFPTSKNLSRGGILADAMGMGKTCMMASLIHTNREEKLATNFESQTKDEVEGETDEEPASKRIKFKQVTLSNQWRAVPTAPKVESSTRATLVVCPVSLAAQWHDELRKMSQQGSINSYMWYGGDRVDIEALLAGEGKEKVDVIVTSYGTLSSEYQKWLRNKDKPNYEGGSVYDHEFLRIVLDEAHNIRNRLAMVSKACYELKGQRRWALTGTPIVNRLEDLYSLLHFLRVTPWGDYPFFRSFVTVPFLNQDHKALNVVQYILESCLLRREKTMRDKDGRLIVDLPPKTVEIKVLQFSRTERQIYKFLEERAKKRFIELDADGRAMSNYTSILAMLMKLRQCVDHPLLVLGKSGEDGELGEKILESGAGKDEVNLRDMIAMYAGGVRAETPEDVDKVYAAKVLKELGEQEDTPICELCSNEMFDEVLLPCYHRSCQDCIVEWIGTCEDQNKIASCPSCGKGPIRLADLRSVQRRHQRVNPITSAYSAGRDQNSKLSNETPVTLGKVDLVTSTKLRAMLRQLEEMRQQDPKAKALVFSQFTSFLDLIETTLTKQGIRWLRFDGTMSQAQRASTIEEFGRKTNEPLILLISLKAGGVGLNLTMANYVFLMDTWWNEAIEQQAIDRVHRLGQNKPVYVTRYIIKGTVEKRIMKIQRSKTALVNASLSKGAKTKETTLADIKKIFGMDEEDSEEEVY; encoded by the exons ATGAGCGCCGAAGCCTCTCCAGAAACAGGACACTTGAGGACAAAGTCTTCCCCGGGCCTCTTTTTCCCTGCCACGGACtcagaagatgaagagcaAGACGATGTCCCCCTCACTGCTGCCCAACCAACTCAGAGCACCAGCTCCAAGCTCAGCTTCAATATCGCTTCTTCCTCTAGACTCCGAGGTGAAGGTGCGACTAAGGCTTCTACTGCTATAAGCGAGGCTTCCTCCTCTGCGAATGCCCAGAACGATAGTGACGATGATTTTTCTATCGTGGGACATAAGCCGGCTTCATCACATCCCCAGAGGCCAAGTGCCGGTCCgcaaaggaaaagaagttCTCAGCAGGCACATTCACATCATTGCAGCTCGTCGTCATCACCTGCTCCACCAGCATCAGTGATACCTGTTGACTTTAGGAAAGGATTTTTAGGCGAATTTGTATGTGAAGGCTGGAGCCTTTCCAAGGGCCGCGGATATTGTTCACCGgggaccaaaatcgtcATCGAAAGACCCAAAAACAAATCCGCGGATGTTGATACTTCGAAATCAGGGCGAAACGACAATGGACCTGTGAGACTTGTCAATGGAAAGGTAGTGGGTGGAATAAAATCGAAGCAAATGACGCTGGGATCGATGATGGCAAAAAAGGTGGAG CCTGCCAAGAAAGTGAAGGCAACCACAGATCAAATCATACGATTCAGGAATGAACGTGGTTTTG AAA TTGGAAGGTTATCAATTCAGGAAGCTGGTTTCCTTACTCATCTCTTAGATACTGGTGTCA TCCATCTTAGCGGCAATGTCATTGACTGCCCTCAAACTCTTACCACCGGGTGCACCATCTTACTTAGCATCAAGGTATATTTAACTCGGAAAGCATTTGAAAACTTTGGAAGACAGCAAAGAGAGGAACATTTTTCATTTTGGCAAGATCAACGAGAGACGGCTGTGGAAGAGGCAATGCGTCTGAGGAAGGATTCGCTGAGGTCCCTTTTTG AGCGTATTGGGCTGAAGCCCATCCAGTCAAGTGCCCTTTCAAAAGTAACACCAATTCAGGGAGTCTTGAATGGGCAAAAGGGATCCGATCTGGAGGGGCCCAGACCAAGCTCTTATCCAAACATTGCAACTGCTGGggaaaaaggcaaaggCCGGGCAGCTGCTCCTGCTCTGGAcgatgacgaagaagatAGTGGAGATGAGGCAGAAAAGTTGGATGAGAAACAAATGAACGAGATTGACTCCATTTATCGAAA GGCTCAGCAAAGCGACACCCGCTTAGACGAGATGGACCCTCCTTCGACATTCCTGTACACTCTTCGTCCGTACCAAAAGCAGGCCTTGACATGGATGAACGCCAGAGAAAAGGGCGACTCTAGTGTTCGAGAGGGAAGTTTGCACCCTCTGTGGGAAGAGTACTTGTTCAAGAAAGATCACCTACCTGGGGAGCCCATCGAGATTTCtgacgatgatgagccATCCGATTCCACGCGAAAGTTTTATTGGAATCCTTATAGCGGCGAACTCAGTCTTAACTTCCCTACTTCCAAAAATCTTTCCCGGGGAGGCATTCTTGCTGATGCGATGGGCATGGGAAAAACCTGCATGATGGCTTCCTTGATCCATACCAACCGCGAGGAGAAACTGGCTACAAACTTTGAGTCGCAGACCAAAGATGAGGTGGAAGGAGAGACTGACGAGGAGCCTGCTTCCAAGCGTATCAAATTCAAACAAGTCACCCTTTCCAACCAATGGCGTGCTGTGCCAACAGCCCCTAAAGTTGAATCATCCACCCGCGCCACCTTAGTAGTCTGCCCTGTTTCCCTCGCGGCACAGTGGCATGACGAACTTCGGAAAATGTCACAACAAGGTTCAATCAACAGTTACATGTGGTATGGGGGCGACAGGGTAGATATTGAGGCTCTATTAgcaggagaaggaaaagagaaggTGGATGTCATCGTGACTTCATATGGAACTCTTTCAAGTGAATATCAGAAGTGGCTGAGAAACAAAGACAAGCCCAACTATGAAGGCGGAAGCGTATATGATC ATGAATTTCTCCGCATTGTCCTTGATGAGGCCCATAACATCAGGAACCGTTTAGCCATGGTTTCAAAAGCCTGTTATGAGCTCAAAGGCCAAAGGCGTTGGGCTTTGACCGGTACCCCTATTGTAAATCGTCTGGAAGATTTGTATTCGTTATT ACATTTCCTACGCGTCACACCTTGGGGTGATTATCCGTTTTTCCGAAG CTTTGTCACTGTTCCTTTTTTGAATCAAGATCATAAAGCTCTCAATGTCGTCCAATACATCCTGGAATCATGCCTTTTGCGCCGAGAAAAGACCATGAGGGATAAGGACGGGCGCCTCATCGTCGATCTTCCCCCAAAGACT GTTGAAATCAAAGTGTTACAGTTCTCCAGGACAGAAAGACAGATATACAAGTTCCTTGAGGAGAGGGCGAAGAAACGATTCATTGAGCTGGACGCAGATGGAAGAGCCATGTCAAATTACACTTCCATCTTGGCTATGCTTATGAA ACTCCGCCAGTGTGTCGATCACCCCCTTCTTGTTCTTGGAAAATCAGGAGAAGACGGGGAACTAGGCGAGAAGATTTTGGAGTCTGGTGCAGGCAAGGACGAAGTCAACCTTCGTGACATGATCGCCATGTATGCCGGAGGCGTTAGAGCAGAGACTCCTGAAGACGTAGACAAAGTCTATGCGGCTAAAGTCCTGAAGGAATTGGGGGAACAAGAGGACACGCCGATCTGCGAACTTTGTTCAAATGAAATGTTTGATGAGGTTTTGTTGCCTTGTTACCACAGAAG TTGCCAGGATTGTATAGTGGAGTGGATAGGTACATGTGAAGACCAGAACAAGATAGCCAGTTGCCCATCTTGCGGCAAAGGTCCAATCAGGCTTGCCGACCTTCGTTCCGTCCAACGCCGTCACCAGCGTGTCAATCCCATCACTAGTGCTTACTCTGCTGGACGCGATCAAAACTCAAAATTGAGCAATGAGACGCCCGTTACCTTAGGAAAAGTAGACTTAGTTACAAGCACGAAGCTCAGAGCGATGTTGAGACAGTTGGAAGAAATGAGGCAACAAGATCCAAAGGCGAAGGCCCTGGTTTTTTCGCAATTCACGTCTTTCCTAG ATTTGATCGAAACAACACTTACTAAGCAAGGCATACGTTGGCT TCGGTTTGACGGTACTATGAGTCAAGCGCAACGTGCTAGCACCATTGAAGAGTTCGGCCGCAAAACGAATGAGCCCTTGATTTTGCTTATATCTCTCAAGGCTGGCGGCGTTGGTCTCAATTTGACGATGGCTAACT ATGTGTTTTTGATGGACACTTGGTGGAATGAGGCAATCGAGCAACAGGCGATTGACCGTGTCCATCGATTAGGGCAAAACAAACCGGTTTACGTCACAAGGTATATCATCAAGGGCACCGTCGAGAAGCGGATCATGAAGATTC AACGTTCGAAAACTGCTTTGGTGAACGCTTCCTTGTCCAAAGGCGCCAAAACTAAGGAAACGACGTTAGCAGATATCAAGAAGATCTTCGGAATGGACGAAGAGGACagcgaggaagaggttTATTGA
- a CDS encoding Gamma-tubulin complex component 2 (gcp-2), putative (Similar to TIGR gene model, INSD accession AAW40876.1), giving the protein MSSSRPTTSLTVPFTPKPRKRTSSSRLTFTDKELNQFAGTLASVRKVRPGAILEELEQSGEGSGILHRHESFVHREKPEAQKRSTSARAMENERDRSHFYTRPSSSASIARREYNPSSFLRATSGSEDLVLESVHRDREEVKEPAKKESFVKNLTPVTELNEERRLLDDVPLEVQEAWICEDLLFVLQGVEGALIRYDEGYDPFDEEQRLKGAKWKVDPLLDPSLLSLVKRLLPLASFFTAVEASMELRTAPEYGMVSHALCSGIRAMLKEFRVLTAQLESLFLSSPTFTLQTLYLHLHPTLHTMSLLSSLCHALEADQVEQGTDDLSDDDDGLGGMAEELGLGGAGLKGLMKNLKVREGLIGDGGDVLGGEVLGIICEREATMSGDPTASTLHSSLLLHASQPYCKMLIQWIATGHLSDPFDEFMVKESGHITKGVLESDYTDEYWERRYTLRDGAIPGSSKVSARNSTPSISAGVPPPRQGTNRLPGGACIPQFLQPWKHKILLAGKYLNVIRECGIEVKKPSEIDEKEMMTMNDPNFYKRIEDAYIYANKTLLKLMVEEQELIPHLR; this is encoded by the exons ATGTCATCCTCTCGCCCAACCACATCATTGACTGTCCCGTTCACTCCAAAGCCCCGTAAACGCACAAGCTCCAGCAGGCTCACCTTCACGGACAAGGAACTCAACCAG TTCGCAGGAACTTTGGCATCTGTAAGGAAGGTCCGACCGGGGGCTATCTTAGAAGAGCTCGAACAGTCAGGTGAAGGAAGTGGCATACTGCATCGACATG AATCCTTCGTGCATCGTGAAAAGCCTGAAGCACAGAAGAGATCAACTTCTGCTCGCGCAATGGAAAATGAGCGGGATCGTTCCCATTTCTATACGCGACCATCGTCGTCGGCTTCGATAGCTCGAAGGGAATATAACCCATCGTCATTCCTTCGCGCGACGTCTGGGTCTGAGGATCTTGTATTGGAATCGGTCCACAGAGATAGAGAGGAGGTAAAAGAGCCCGCGAAAAAGGAATCTTTTGTCAAAAATTTAACTCCTGTGACTGAACTGAATGAGGAGAGACGGCTATTGGATGATGTACCCCTTGAGGTCCAAGAAGCTTGGATTTGCGAGGATTTGTTATTCGTCCTTCAG GGTGTGGAAGGGGCCTTAATACGATATGATGAAGGTTATGATCCTTTTGATGAAGAACAGCGCTTGAAAGGGGCGAAGTGGAAAGTTGACCCATTGCTAG ATCCTTCATTGCTATCTTTGGTTAAAAGGCTCCTACCTCTAGCGTCTTTTTTCACGGCTGTCGAAGCGTCAATGGAATTACG AACGGCACCGGAATACGGCATGGTTAGCCACGCATTGTGCAGCGGGATAAGGGCCATGCTCAAG GAATTTCGAGTACTGACGGCCCAGTTGGAatccctctttctctcttccccGACATTTACCCTTCAAACACTCTACCTCCATCTTCACCCTACTTTGCATACCATGTCGCTACTTTCTTCCTTATGCCATGCGCTAGAAGCCGATCAGGTTGAGCAAGGTACTGATGATTTGTcagatgacgatgatggTTTGGGAGGCATGGCAGAGGAATTGGGATTAGGAGGCGCGGGTCTGAAAGGGCTGATGAAGAATCTAAAAGTTCGAGAAGGGTTGATTGGCGATGGGGGTGACGTTTTGGGAGGTGAGGTGCTCGGCATCATATGCGAAAGAGAAGCAACTATGAGCGGAGACCCTACGGCTTCCACTCTGCATTCGTCTCTCTTACTGCATGCTTCGCAGCCATACTGCAAAATGCTTATACAGTGGATTGCGACCGGCCACCTATCAGATCCCTTTGATGAATTTATGGTCAAGGAGAGCGGGCACATTACAAAAGGCGTTTTAGAAAGTGATTATACGGACGAATATTGGGAGCGAAGATATACT CTACGTGATGGAGCGATCCCGGGATCAAGCAAAGTGTCAGCTCGTAATAGTACACCTTCAATTTCTGCAGGTGTACCACCTCCGCGCCAAGGAACAAATCGCCTTCCCGGCGGCGCTTGCATTCCTCAGTTCTTACAGCCATGGAAGCACAAGATCCTGCTGGCTGGCAAATATTTAAATGTAATAAGGGAATGCGGGATAGAGGTGAAGAAACCTAGTGAGATCgatgaaaaggaaatgATGACTATGAACGATCCGAA TTTTTATAAGCGGATAGAAGACGCTTATATATATGCCAACAAGACTCTTTTAAAGTTGATGGTGGAAGAGCAAGAACTTATTCCCCATCTTCGGTGA